The genomic region ACAAGTTGGCCGCATCACACGACCCTCCAGCCATAGATACTCATTGCCCCAATCACCTTCACCATCATACTCGTGGCATCCGTTTCAGAGCGCGCCAGCCTAGCCAGTCCGGGCAACAAAGGTGCTATAACTACGAGTTCAACATCCAACTCGGAAATCTTATATGACAACGCAACACTCAGGGACTCAGCTTTTTACGAGAGAGGAGCGGCCTTCTCGGGGTTGGCTGCGggaggggcgggggcgggagCCGAGGTGGGCGCCGCCGTGGAGGGCGCGACGccagcctcggcggccttggcgtcggccgAGCTCGCAACAGGCTCGGCGGGCTCAACAGGCGTTACGGCCCCACTGGCAGCCTTCTTCtggtgcgcgaggcgcATGGCCTCCTCGTGCACGTCGTGGACGGTCTTGCTTGCCTCGTTGTAGAACTGCGAGAcactggggtcagcttgaTTGAAGACCAAGCACAGCGGAACTCACCGCTGGCCGACGGGCGTGGCGAGGGCTTTGGTGTAATATGAGAGGAACGTGCTGCTGACGCCGCGCTGCtggtcggcctcgcgggcCTTGACGTAGGTGGAGTGTGCCTGGTCTTGGATGCGGGACGAGAGAGTCTGGCCCtcaccgacgaggcgctcgccggcCTTCTTGTCAACGTcggagaggaaggagaggaagcgCGTCGAGATGCCCTGCTTCTCTGCGTGTTAGCGGGGTTAAGGTGGGGTGGTTGGGATGCCAGGTTGATGAGAGATGCCAGGTTGATGAGAGATGCCAGTTTGTGACGACGTCATCGACGCGTCAGGTGTCATCCGGGGTGTCATCGGCAATGAGACGCGCCCTCCCACGCCCCCCGGTCGTAATGCGCCACTACTCACTGTCGACATCGATCGCCTTCTGGATGATGTGGTCGCCAATGGCGTACCCGTGAGCGAGGTactcggcggcgatggcagCCTTTTCATCAGCTTGAAGTTCATCTTGCCAGCAAACCTTGGGCTTGTCCTCCTGCTCGAACTCGCCACCGACGGGCGTCGATCCCGACGCAGTGGATGGGAGCACGCcggggtcggcggcgggtgacgacgacgtcacctcgaggtgggcgccgtcgagctggtgtcagttgCAACTCTGCTTGTATCAACTCACGGTGCCGCCGTTAAGCATGAGCGCGGTGCGCATGGCGCTCTGCTTCTCAAAGGTAatgtcggcctcggtgccATGCTTCTTGACGCTCTGGAGCTTGCCGCAGAACTGCGGTCAGCGTTGAATGGCGCGCAGGCGTGGGAACTCACCGAGAAGAAGTCGTGGAGCTTGGTTTCCGAGGTCTCTGGGGCGAGGCCCGAGACGTGGATGGTGTATCCCGAAGACATTATTGATGTGATTTGATGAGATAGATGGAAGAAGGAAGaaagagatggaggagagggaaaagaggaggagatgaagaggtgacgatgatgacgatgagaagggagggaaggttgtgGGGGTGAGGGTGGTTCTCCCACCCCCGGCCTAGCAACCAGTCGCCAGTTGTCTGGTCTCAGGCACTGCTTTTGGATCTACAGTGGGGAAATATCAATGACGTAATGGCAAGGTTGGATCAGTGGCAAGCGGAAGAGCGCAGGTTGGCAttggagtggggcagagCTGCGGACATTACGCACCGCTCTCAAGTTggatgacgatgacgattACTACCTACCGATGTCTGCACGTTTGATCGTCTGAAATTGCATGACGCAGCTTTCGAGGCAGTGTTAAGCCGGAATGGTTTGCAACCACCACGTACACGTCAGCGTCAGCTTTGCAGAATTGCAGACTCCAACGTCCGTCCTCACATCCTACAACAGATCCAGCGATCACTTGCGCCACTCATTCCACCGAGACTAACCATTAGCAGAGCAAAGCGGAACGGGCGTTGCTGACGCCACGTTTTCCGAACATGGGCGCAGTTGGGACGCCCCGAGGCCCGCGGACTGCACAACAAGTCGTCACCACCTGCCGATTGTTGTTTGATACCAAGTCATTCCAGGCTGAAGCCGCCACTTGACAAGTGACAAGAAGGCATGGCCAGGCCAGTCTTGACCCATTCACCGCCCACGTTGCCATTCTGCCACGTGTCAAAATGATCCCGAAAGATTGCACAAACAAGGCGGATCTGGATGGTGAGATGTATACGCAACCCAAAGGGTTCTAGGTGTTGAACCTGAAGGGTTTCTGACGCCATCCCGGTCCGTGGGTTGGATGATGTGTAACGACGCGTCCCGTTCCTTTGGTTCTGGTTCCTGAGTGTGGCAATTCCTGTTTGGTTCAACTTGCCCTTTTCCTCTTCACCCTTGTCCCCCATTTTCTTCGATTCACTCTGGAAGCATTACTGTTCATTTCAACTTGGTCTTATTAGAGTTAACAACAGGGCCACTGGGGATTGTTCCAGCCGACTTGAATAGGCACTGGGTGCCTGTAGTTCCTGTAGTTGTTCCGCTCGGTACTTGTTTGCATCTTGGCATCTGGCATAAGCTGGCATGTTGACAGCTTGGCGTTTTGAATATGCAAGTCAAGGATCGCAGGTCACGGGCTTGTGGCTTGTGGGCCCATTCTGAAACCCCGTTTGGGGGAACTGGGGGCGGGGGGGCAGCGTTAGGTAGCCTTATGCTGCTCCAAAGCCCCAACGCTACGGCAGAAATGCCATTTGCGCAAAAGGTCCTGTGATCCTGTATTTACTCCTGGACTTTGTCAATCCTCAACGCCACTTGCTGCGCGCTCACGCGTTCCTGGCGCGACGCGACAGAGGCCTATTCGTGCTCGAGCCCactccctcctcatcccaaCCCTCATAATCAGCCTTGCCCCAATCCCCCAACATCATCTTCACCCACTAATCCTCTCCAGCCATTTCGCGTCCAGCTACAGTCACTCGTTaacccaaccccacccccaaCCCCCATCCTCTACAATGTtcgtcgccgctctcctcgcgctcgccgccccggccctcgccaccatcTACACCACTAACCCCgtcgcctcgacctctgtCAAGGGCGGTGAGGTCCTCGAGATCAAGTGGCAGGACGACGGTATCGCCCCCACGCTCGACACCATTGGTACCTGCTCGGTTGACCTCTGTATCGGCTCGCCCACCAAGCAGCTCTGCATTCAGAACCTCGCCGAGAGCGTCGACGTCTCCAAGGCCTCGACTGTCTCGACCACCATCGACCCCTCGATCGGTGCCAACTACGACGCCTACTTTATCCGCTACTCGGCGGAGAACTACACCGACAAGGGCATGCCGTACATGCAGTTCTCGGCTCGCTTTGCGTGAGTACAACTGGTCATCATTGAGCGTGTGGGACTGGGCAAGGGCGGGCACAGGCTCTCAAAGCATGGGACCGAACAATCGTTCCTGCGAGTGTTTGAGCCAAGAACCAAGCGCTGAGCTTTGGTTGAATCATCAAATGCCAGGGCATGACAAGACCAATCGACAGACTCCCTCCCGCACGGACAccagctgaccccagcctcACTGACATGGCCGGCAACTTCACCGCCGAACAGCAGACCtacgccgacgacaagagcaccaccacctcggGCTCTGTCTCCATTTCGGCCaagccctcgtcgtcggctgccccgtcgtcgtcgtcgtccaagccttcgtcgtcggctgctccctcgtcggcctcggccaccaagcccgcctcgtcgaccaccgcctcgcccacccccacccccaacTCGGGTGTCGCTGGCCTCATCGCGCCCGCTGGCCTTGCCAttgccgccgccatggcCGCCTACATCGCCCTCTAAGCTCCGCGTCTCACGCGTCTCCCCAATACTCTCTCTACCCTCACCCCCGCACACCTAGCTCTTCCTATCCCGCTTCACCGCCATTTCTTTTAGGGTAGCTCGTCTCGATGGCGGGCCG from Cutaneotrichosporon cavernicola HIS019 DNA, chromosome: 2 harbors:
- a CDS encoding uncharacterized protein (RNA recognition motif), whose translation is MSSGYTIHVSGLAPETSETKLHDFFSFCGKLQSVKKHGTEADITFEKQSAMRTALMLNGGTLDGAHLEVTSSSPAADPGVLPSTASGSTPVGGEFEQEDKPKAAIAAEYLAHGYAIGDHIIQKAIDVDKKQGISTRFLSFLSDVDKKAGERLVGEGQTLSSRIQDQAHSTYVKAREADQQRGVSSTFLSYYTKALATPVGQRVSQFYNEASKTVHDVHEEAMRLAHQKKAASGAVTPVEPAEPVASSADAKAAEAGVAPSTAAPTSAPAPAPPAANPEKAAPLS
- a CDS encoding uncharacterized protein (Ser-Thr-rich glycosyl-phosphatidyl-inositol-anchored membrane family); protein product: MFVAALLALAAPALATIYTTNPVASTSVKGGEVLEIKWQDDGIAPTLDTIGTCSVDLCIGSPTKQLCIQNLAESVDVSKASTVSTTIDPSIGANYDAYFIRYSAENYTDKGMPYMQFSARFALTDMAGNFTAEQQTYADDKSTTTSGSVSISAKPSSSAAPSSSSSKPSSSAAPSSASATKPASSTTASPTPTPNSGVAGLIAPAGLAIAAAMAAYIAL